A stretch of the Oenococcus sp. UCMA 16435 genome encodes the following:
- the rpmI gene encoding 50S ribosomal protein L35: MPKMKTNRASAKRFKKTASGGFKAGQAFTSHRFHGKTKKQRRQLRGTAMMNKVNVKRYAKILSNL; the protein is encoded by the coding sequence ATGCCAAAGATGAAGACTAATCGCGCGTCAGCAAAGCGTTTTAAGAAAACTGCTTCAGGCGGGTTTAAGGCTGGACAAGCATTTACTTCGCACCGTTTTCATGGAAAGACGAAGAAACAGCGCCGCCAATTACGTGGTACTGCCATGATGAACAAAGTCAATGTTAAGCGTTATGCAAAGATATTGAGTAATCTATAA
- the rplT gene encoding 50S ribosomal protein L20 has translation MRVKGTNVTRIRRKKMIKLAKGYRGQRHINFKVAKQQVWKSYLYAYRDRKNVKRDYRKLWIARINAASRMNGISYSQLMHGLKIAGVDLNRKMLAELAVSDFATFSKLAETAKKQVAAPVRKAATLDTDIKVERIEKGEAKPTVLEPGKSVKAEDVAVAEKPTAASTVAEIKAYLDSEKIKYLSSAKKADLLALIK, from the coding sequence ATGCGAGTTAAAGGAACTAACGTTACACGTATTCGTCGTAAGAAAATGATCAAGTTGGCCAAAGGCTATCGTGGTCAGCGACACATTAATTTTAAAGTTGCCAAGCAACAAGTTTGGAAGTCATATCTTTATGCTTATCGGGATCGCAAGAATGTTAAGCGAGACTACCGCAAGCTATGGATTGCTCGTATAAATGCTGCGAGTCGCATGAATGGTATTTCATATTCTCAGTTAATGCATGGACTTAAAATTGCCGGCGTAGATTTGAATAGAAAGATGTTGGCAGAATTGGCAGTATCAGATTTTGCAACTTTTTCGAAACTTGCTGAGACTGCAAAAAAGCAGGTTGCTGCTCCAGTTCGTAAAGCCGCAACTTTAGATACCGATATTAAAGTTGAGCGAATTGAAAAGGGCGAAGCTAAACCGACTGTTTTGGAACCTGGAAAGAGTGTTAAGGCTGAAGATGTTGCTGTTGCGGAAAAACCAACTGCAGCTTCGACGGTTGCTGAAATTAAAGCATATCTTGATTCTGAAAAGATTAAATATCTTTCTAGTGCTAAGAAAGCAGATCTTTTAGCTTTGATTAAGTAA
- a CDS encoding parvulin peptidyl-prolyl isomerase, which yields MRKFVWTAIVLLFLAGSAYLALNTSKVLVTSKAGAITEAKYMSSVTKTSAGEQLFVSMVMNDSLERLYGSSVSSNTVNNEYIQEKAQYGSTWSSYLSEEETTAKAYKKQIRTELLLVQAVKNYHKVTEAQLKKAYKSYTPKMSVSIITVSSSSKADTVLKNLKAGKSFASQAKQYSSDTTTAADGGKIPSFDSTSPVVSSKIIAAAKDLKTGAYGEKAISVNSEYIIVKLNSKTKKQSIGAYRDVLADSIINKWINSSSNSTKVQKIIGKVMNKNDVQVKTSQYPELKNAIDQYIVSTSTSSETSTSTSSSSSSSSKSSSSKSSSSSSKSSSSSSSSSSSSKK from the coding sequence ATGCGTAAATTCGTTTGGACAGCAATCGTGCTATTGTTTTTGGCGGGTTCTGCCTACCTTGCCTTAAATACATCAAAGGTTTTGGTTACGTCAAAGGCCGGTGCGATTACTGAAGCAAAATATATGTCATCGGTTACAAAAACCTCAGCTGGTGAACAATTGTTTGTCAGTATGGTTATGAATGATTCATTAGAAAGACTTTATGGGAGTTCTGTCTCTTCAAATACTGTCAATAACGAATACATTCAAGAAAAAGCACAGTACGGAAGTACTTGGTCCAGTTACCTGTCCGAAGAAGAAACTACTGCAAAGGCTTATAAAAAACAAATTCGTACAGAACTGCTCTTAGTCCAGGCTGTTAAAAACTATCATAAAGTCACGGAAGCCCAATTAAAAAAAGCCTATAAAAGTTACACGCCAAAGATGAGCGTCTCAATTATTACTGTTAGCAGTTCGTCAAAAGCTGATACAGTACTCAAGAATCTAAAAGCTGGTAAAAGCTTTGCTTCTCAAGCAAAACAATATTCATCTGATACAACAACCGCTGCCGATGGTGGTAAAATTCCAAGCTTTGATTCTACTTCACCAGTTGTTTCATCAAAAATAATCGCTGCGGCTAAGGACTTAAAAACCGGCGCCTATGGTGAAAAAGCAATTAGCGTAAATTCTGAGTACATTATTGTTAAGTTGAACTCGAAGACCAAAAAACAATCAATCGGCGCTTATCGAGATGTTTTGGCCGATTCAATTATTAATAAATGGATCAACAGCTCCAGTAACTCAACCAAGGTTCAGAAAATCATTGGTAAAGTTATGAACAAGAATGATGTTCAAGTAAAGACATCGCAATACCCAGAGTTAAAGAATGCAATTGACCAATATATCGTCTCTACAAGTACAAGTAGTGAAACTTCAACATCTACTTCAAGTTCCAGCAGCTCATCAAGTAAATCGTCATCAAGCAAAAGTAGTTCTAGTTCTTCGAAGAGTTCGTCTTCAAGTTCCAGCAGCTCATCAAGTTCTAAGAAATAA
- a CDS encoding HIT family protein, giving the protein MEDIFDKIIQGEIPSYKVYEDDDVFAFLDISQATPGHTLVVPKVDVKDIFAYDDELAKKILTKLPIIARAVKASNPKILGINILSNNGVAAGQSVPHSHWHIIPRYENDGLHLPGAVDHSNQYDEKRYKAIAKSIREQF; this is encoded by the coding sequence ATGGAAGACATATTCGATAAAATAATTCAGGGTGAAATACCTAGTTACAAAGTTTATGAAGATGACGATGTTTTTGCTTTTTTAGACATATCTCAGGCTACGCCCGGACATACTTTAGTTGTGCCAAAGGTAGATGTTAAAGACATTTTTGCCTACGATGATGAATTAGCGAAAAAAATTTTAACAAAACTCCCAATCATCGCACGGGCAGTCAAAGCCTCCAACCCGAAAATTCTTGGAATAAATATTCTCTCAAACAACGGTGTCGCTGCTGGCCAATCAGTTCCCCATTCTCATTGGCACATTATTCCTCGATATGAAAATGATGGTTTGCATCTTCCCGGTGCCGTCGATCATTCAAATCAATATGATGAAAAAAGATATAAGGCAATTGCCAAATCAATTCGTGAGCAATTCTAA
- a CDS encoding ABC transporter ATP-binding protein: MTLKISHLTGGYGQTNTIKDLNFTVEAGTVTALIGLNGSGKTTTINHVIGLMQPKNGSISFNGQDSRKDSFNYQHNLAYIPELPIIYEDLTLWEHIQTTIAAYHLDSKRVSEETTKLLEIFRLKDKLTWFPIDFSKGMRQKVMIVLALLTNAPLLVVDEPFIGLDPLAVSDLINLLNEKKAAGTTILMSTHLIEGAEKFVDQFLLIDRGQIRARGKMNDIFKAFPQQKTINEIYLQLAREAANG, encoded by the coding sequence ATGACACTAAAGATTTCACATTTGACCGGTGGATATGGTCAAACAAATACAATTAAAGATCTAAATTTTACCGTTGAAGCAGGGACCGTTACTGCTCTAATTGGTTTAAACGGCTCAGGGAAGACAACCACGATTAACCATGTAATCGGATTAATGCAGCCAAAAAATGGCTCGATTTCTTTTAATGGGCAGGATAGCAGAAAAGATTCGTTTAATTATCAGCACAATTTGGCCTATATACCCGAATTGCCAATAATATATGAAGATTTAACTTTATGGGAACATATCCAGACAACAATTGCCGCTTACCATCTCGATTCAAAACGAGTTTCAGAGGAAACGACAAAATTATTAGAAATTTTTCGTTTGAAAGACAAACTTACTTGGTTCCCAATTGATTTTTCTAAGGGGATGCGCCAAAAAGTCATGATTGTATTGGCATTATTAACCAATGCTCCGCTTTTAGTAGTTGATGAACCCTTTATTGGGTTGGATCCTTTGGCTGTTTCCGATTTGATTAATCTACTAAATGAGAAAAAGGCTGCTGGGACGACTATTTTAATGAGTACCCATTTAATCGAAGGAGCTGAAAAATTTGTTGATCAGTTTTTATTGATTGATCGTGGTCAAATACGTGCTAGAGGAAAAATGAACGATATTTTTAAGGCTTTTCCACAACAAAAAACAATCAATGAAATATATTTACAGTTAGCAAGGGAGGCCGCTAATGGATAA
- a CDS encoding ABC transporter permease — protein sequence MDKIFNRRRDLSFQRNFRYLSRAFNDQFIGFLFIAVALLGYEYLHNLNNIHGNWMTILLVLFASVSFLFFGDLVTYLQNADQVFLIADLPDLKRYLKKSFFKSLILGILIQFFLNLLLIPILLKILGLIISLIYLFFFLLTKTFLIGLKYRKIVKDNRIDWSYGINLEVKRVNRINVFLNFFTDVKELKHDNRPTKIWNWLIKCLPSFNQSYHWILFTRYFFRSRQFMSTILLTSFFGMVLAFFLPSLSAATISGLFIVFALSYQMKPIFSHYSNHKMAQVYQQDSKKKLADFQLLAIKVFAPIVFLLLISLLASHKTVIVLISFLLIISFTWLIIRWYLPRLVGFKYEIKK from the coding sequence ATGGATAAAATCTTTAATCGTCGACGCGATCTGTCTTTTCAAAGAAATTTTCGTTATTTGAGTCGGGCTTTTAATGATCAATTTATCGGTTTTCTTTTCATTGCAGTCGCTTTATTAGGATATGAATATTTGCATAATTTGAATAATATTCATGGCAATTGGATGACTATTTTGCTTGTATTGTTCGCGAGTGTTTCCTTTCTATTTTTTGGCGATTTGGTGACTTATCTACAAAATGCCGATCAAGTATTTTTAATTGCCGATTTGCCAGATTTGAAAAGATATTTAAAGAAAAGTTTTTTTAAGTCTTTAATTTTAGGTATATTAATTCAATTTTTTTTAAATTTATTATTAATACCAATTTTACTTAAAATATTAGGTCTTATCATTTCTTTAATTTATTTATTCTTTTTCTTATTGACTAAAACTTTTTTAATTGGTTTAAAATACAGAAAAATCGTTAAAGACAATCGGATTGACTGGAGTTATGGAATTAATTTAGAAGTAAAAAGGGTGAATCGAATTAATGTTTTCTTAAATTTTTTTACTGATGTTAAGGAATTAAAGCATGATAATCGACCAACGAAAATTTGGAATTGGCTAATAAAATGTCTGCCATCATTTAATCAAAGCTATCACTGGATTCTTTTTACTCGTTATTTTTTTAGAAGTCGACAGTTTATGTCGACAATTCTTTTGACTAGTTTTTTTGGAATGGTTTTAGCTTTTTTTCTGCCCTCACTTTCTGCTGCTACAATCAGCGGACTTTTTATAGTCTTCGCCCTTTCGTATCAAATGAAACCGATTTTTTCTCATTATTCGAATCATAAAATGGCTCAAGTATATCAACAGGATAGTAAAAAAAAGTTGGCCGATTTTCAGTTATTGGCAATTAAAGTTTTCGCGCCAATTGTTTTTCTGTTATTGATTTCACTATTGGCAAGCCATAAAACAGTTATTGTTTTGATTAGTTTTCTGTTAATAATTTCCTTTACTTGGTTAATCATCCGATGGTATTTGCCACGTTTGGTAGGATTTAAATATGAGATTAAGAAGTAA
- the trmB gene encoding tRNA (guanosine(46)-N7)-methyltransferase TrmB encodes MRLRSKKWAVPFINEHPKLVINSQQAEQLKGNWSSRFGNSHPVYLEIGSGKGQFILDNALKYPEKNFIGLELQPTAVAIAGKKAFEQGRQLTNLKLILGDGADVSNYFAENEIGKIFLNHSDPWPKAKHEKRRLTAANFLRSYSAILVSNGTLELKTDNLGLFEYSLSSFKKFGLSWSDNQISYDLHHELKKNPANIETEYEKKFAEMNQPEYWIRINFSF; translated from the coding sequence ATGAGATTAAGAAGTAAGAAATGGGCTGTTCCTTTTATCAATGAACATCCGAAACTGGTCATAAATAGTCAACAAGCCGAACAACTAAAAGGCAACTGGTCTTCTAGGTTTGGAAACAGTCATCCAGTCTATTTGGAAATCGGATCCGGCAAAGGACAATTTATTTTGGATAATGCCTTAAAATATCCAGAAAAGAATTTCATCGGTTTGGAACTTCAGCCAACTGCTGTTGCGATAGCTGGAAAAAAAGCTTTCGAACAAGGTCGTCAATTGACGAATTTAAAACTTATTTTGGGAGACGGGGCCGATGTGAGCAACTATTTTGCCGAAAACGAAATCGGCAAAATTTTCCTAAACCATAGTGACCCCTGGCCAAAAGCAAAACACGAAAAAAGGCGTTTAACGGCTGCAAATTTTTTAAGGTCTTATTCAGCGATTTTGGTTTCCAACGGAACCTTGGAATTAAAAACTGATAACCTTGGTCTCTTTGAGTATTCTCTTTCAAGTTTTAAAAAATTTGGTCTTTCCTGGTCCGATAACCAAATCAGCTATGATCTTCACCATGAACTAAAAAAAAATCCCGCAAATATCGAAACGGAATACGAAAAGAAATTTGCGGAAATGAATCAACCTGAATATTGGATTAGAATTAATTTTTCATTTTAA
- a CDS encoding DUF4479 domain-containing protein — protein MLVADYNSDTLITFLAPEEPDSSFETKKRITRIYKNGQTLAYHFTGIAPLGKGPVKLTTKKIKELNELLLCTEFKPELVYDPAAKFVIGYVDSFVEHPDSDHMHVVQVKISPNKSVQIVSGSPNLRRGIKTVVCLPGAIMPSGKIIWPGKLRGVDSYGMMAAPKELGLKNAPDRPGMIILPDSFGEVGEAFDFIKGNELEFNN, from the coding sequence ATGCTTGTTGCCGATTATAATTCAGACACATTAATAACTTTTTTAGCTCCCGAGGAGCCGGATTCATCTTTTGAAACAAAAAAACGAATTACTCGTATTTATAAAAATGGTCAAACGCTTGCTTATCACTTTACTGGCATAGCCCCTTTGGGTAAAGGGCCAGTTAAATTAACAACAAAAAAAATTAAAGAATTGAATGAACTTCTTCTTTGCACTGAATTCAAACCGGAATTGGTTTATGATCCAGCGGCAAAATTCGTGATTGGTTATGTTGACTCATTTGTTGAGCACCCCGATTCGGATCATATGCATGTTGTCCAGGTTAAAATTTCTCCCAACAAGAGTGTCCAGATTGTTTCAGGAAGTCCGAATCTTCGTCGGGGAATTAAAACGGTCGTTTGTTTACCCGGGGCAATCATGCCTTCCGGAAAGATTATTTGGCCGGGTAAGCTTCGTGGAGTCGACTCATATGGGATGATGGCTGCTCCAAAGGAACTTGGCTTGAAAAACGCACCGGATCGTCCAGGAATGATTATTTTACCCGATAGCTTTGGTGAAGTTGGCGAAGCTTTTGATTTTATAAAAGGGAATGAATTGGAGTTTAATAATTAA
- a CDS encoding UDP-N-acetylmuramate--L-alanine ligase, producing the protein MANYYFIGIKGTGMASLALILHDQGNKVLGSDIDKETFTQFPLIKAGIQITNFDPNLIQSSYVVVKGNAFSDDHPQVLAAKKVGAKVLTYPQAVEEVIRRHFSIAISGAHGKTSTTSLLAHILSNCESTSYLIGDGVGKGVFASKYFVVEADEYDRHFQPFTPDIAIITNIDWDHPDYYKSLDDVKSAFSEFADHVKKIIFAYGEDPEIKKLSPRTAKVLSYGFEKSDYFYANNIDKRTEGSYFSLVKDGQKLGDFFATIEGNHGILDTTAAIAVADYLGLSVDQIQKGLLTYQGAKRRFNISQAGDLTIIDDYAHHPTEIKATIDAARQKFPNKRLVAVFQPHTYTRVKAFKDEYVDVLKSADKVYITPIFGSLREKAGNAKSEDILNKLPNAGTIITESNAYEKLSVEHGSVLIFMGAGDIEKYEDALKRGLK; encoded by the coding sequence ATGGCAAATTATTATTTCATTGGAATTAAAGGCACTGGAATGGCCAGTTTGGCTTTGATTCTGCATGACCAAGGGAACAAAGTTCTCGGGTCTGATATTGATAAAGAAACGTTTACACAGTTTCCACTAATTAAAGCCGGCATTCAGATCACTAATTTTGATCCGAATTTAATTCAGAGTAGTTATGTCGTTGTTAAGGGCAATGCTTTTTCGGATGACCATCCTCAAGTTTTAGCGGCGAAGAAAGTCGGTGCTAAAGTTTTAACTTATCCTCAGGCGGTCGAAGAAGTTATTCGTAGACACTTTTCGATTGCTATTTCCGGAGCACATGGAAAAACCAGCACAACCAGTTTGCTTGCGCATATTTTGTCGAATTGCGAATCAACGAGTTACCTAATTGGGGACGGGGTTGGAAAAGGCGTTTTCGCTTCGAAATACTTTGTTGTCGAAGCCGATGAATATGATCGCCATTTTCAGCCATTTACTCCTGACATTGCCATAATCACGAACATTGATTGGGATCATCCTGATTATTATAAAAGCCTCGATGATGTTAAAAGTGCTTTCTCTGAATTTGCTGACCATGTTAAAAAAATTATTTTTGCTTATGGCGAAGATCCGGAGATCAAAAAATTAAGTCCAAGAACTGCTAAGGTCCTTTCTTATGGCTTTGAAAAATCCGATTATTTTTATGCAAACAATATCGATAAAAGAACTGAAGGAAGTTATTTTTCGCTTGTAAAAGATGGCCAAAAACTAGGGGATTTTTTTGCCACTATTGAAGGAAACCATGGAATTTTAGATACTACCGCCGCTATTGCTGTGGCTGACTATCTTGGCTTGTCGGTTGATCAGATCCAAAAGGGACTTTTGACTTATCAAGGTGCTAAACGCCGTTTTAATATCAGTCAAGCAGGGGATTTAACAATTATTGACGATTACGCTCATCACCCAACTGAAATTAAAGCGACGATTGATGCTGCCAGACAAAAATTTCCCAACAAACGTTTAGTTGCTGTTTTCCAGCCACATACTTATACACGGGTCAAAGCTTTTAAGGATGAGTATGTTGATGTTTTGAAATCAGCAGATAAAGTTTATATCACGCCGATTTTTGGATCTTTAAGAGAAAAAGCCGGTAATGCCAAAAGCGAAGATATTTTAAATAAATTGCCAAATGCTGGGACGATTATTACGGAGTCCAATGCTTATGAAAAGTTGAGCGTTGAACATGGTTCGGTACTGATTTTTATGGGAGCAGGCGATATTGAAAAGTACGAAGATGCTCTTAAAAGAGGATTGAAATAA
- a CDS encoding Bax inhibitor-1/YccA family protein, which produces MQNYSDNRIIKDVTDSTKESGLAAFFQRTYAYMGVALLITFGLAYALAYPFYAEFARFYSSNGALTWIVLAIAQLAVVFLIGRNALKNPALAFGGLLAFAIVEGIFFGAIFAMYNLQSIVSAFLMASVDFGAMALYGFFTKKNLARLAPILFGAMIALMVGLVISIFVPGFSFVMSVLGVVIFSVYAAYDNNRLKQMYFELQGQGNETINGLAISGALSLYLDFVNLFLYLLRIFGNQRN; this is translated from the coding sequence ATGCAAAATTATTCTGATAATCGCATCATAAAAGATGTCACTGATTCAACTAAAGAATCAGGATTAGCAGCATTCTTCCAACGGACATACGCCTACATGGGAGTTGCGTTATTAATTACTTTTGGATTGGCTTATGCTTTGGCTTATCCATTCTATGCCGAGTTTGCTCGTTTTTATTCGAGTAACGGCGCATTGACTTGGATTGTTTTGGCAATCGCCCAACTGGCTGTGGTCTTTTTAATTGGTCGCAATGCTTTGAAAAATCCAGCGTTGGCTTTTGGGGGCTTGCTTGCTTTTGCAATTGTTGAAGGTATTTTCTTTGGCGCAATTTTTGCAATGTATAATTTACAGTCAATTGTTTCTGCTTTTCTGATGGCTTCGGTTGATTTTGGTGCAATGGCTCTATATGGATTCTTTACTAAGAAGAACCTTGCGAGGCTTGCCCCGATTCTCTTCGGAGCAATGATTGCGTTAATGGTTGGTCTTGTGATTAGCATATTTGTTCCCGGATTTAGTTTTGTCATGTCTGTTTTGGGAGTTGTTATCTTTAGTGTTTATGCTGCTTATGATAATAACCGCTTAAAGCAAATGTATTTCGAGCTTCAGGGACAAGGCAATGAGACAATCAATGGCTTAGCCATCTCGGGTGCGCTTAGTTTGTATCTTGACTTTGTTAACTTGTTCTTGTATTTGCTTAGAATTTTCGGAAATCAAAGAAATTGA
- a CDS encoding peptide chain release factor 3 has translation MTNFKEEYKKRVTFAIISHPDAGKTTLTEQLLLHGGVIRRAGTVKGRGSNKMASSDWMAIEQQRGISVTSSVLQFNYAGRRINILDTPGHEDFSEDTYRTLMAVDSAVMVIDSAKGIEPQTRKLFEIVSKRHIPIFTFFNKLDRDGRQALDLVDELEKTLGIQAYAMNWPIGSGQVLQGIYDLQRNKFIKYNNVKNLDQSVYDESMEEIELLKDAGNVLDENKVLQGAQTPVFFGSALSNFGVEQFLTEYLKYAPSPSEKATIDHKEIQPDNDQFTGFVFKIQANMNPNHRDRIAFVRIVSGEFQKGMEVNLARNGKKLKLSNVTQFLADERENIETAVPGDIIGLYDTGNFQIGDSIYTGKQKVEFEPLPTFTPELFNRVIAKDVMKQKSYHKGIKQLVQEGTVQLFESWHGQEYILGAVGQLQFEVFQFRMANEYNSQVIFEPLGKKIARWIKADELDEKMNTSRSILMKDQQGNPVILFENRFALNWFVDKYPDVDLESKL, from the coding sequence ATGACAAATTTTAAAGAAGAATATAAAAAACGTGTCACTTTTGCGATCATTTCGCACCCTGATGCTGGAAAAACGACTTTAACCGAGCAGCTTTTATTACACGGTGGCGTGATTAGACGAGCCGGGACAGTTAAAGGCCGAGGGTCTAACAAAATGGCTTCCTCGGATTGGATGGCAATTGAGCAGCAGAGAGGTATTTCCGTCACTTCCTCTGTTTTGCAGTTTAATTATGCTGGCAGGAGGATTAATATCCTTGATACCCCGGGGCATGAGGATTTTTCTGAAGATACTTATCGGACTTTAATGGCTGTTGATTCTGCGGTAATGGTAATTGATTCTGCAAAAGGAATCGAGCCTCAAACAAGAAAACTATTTGAAATAGTTTCCAAACGGCATATTCCGATTTTTACCTTTTTTAATAAATTGGATCGTGATGGTCGCCAGGCACTTGATCTGGTCGATGAATTGGAAAAAACGCTCGGTATCCAAGCTTATGCGATGAATTGGCCGATTGGTTCGGGCCAGGTTTTGCAGGGCATTTATGATTTACAACGAAATAAATTTATTAAATATAACAATGTGAAAAATCTTGATCAATCTGTTTATGACGAATCAATGGAGGAGATTGAACTTTTAAAAGATGCTGGTAATGTTTTGGACGAGAATAAAGTTCTTCAGGGTGCCCAGACACCGGTTTTCTTTGGATCGGCTTTGAGTAATTTTGGCGTTGAACAGTTTTTAACCGAGTATTTAAAATATGCCCCTTCGCCTTCGGAAAAAGCTACAATTGATCACAAAGAGATTCAACCGGATAATGATCAATTTACGGGATTCGTTTTCAAAATTCAGGCAAATATGAATCCTAATCATCGTGATCGGATTGCCTTTGTCAGGATTGTCTCTGGAGAATTTCAAAAGGGGATGGAAGTTAACCTTGCTAGAAATGGCAAAAAATTGAAGCTCAGTAACGTTACCCAGTTCTTGGCTGATGAGCGTGAAAATATTGAAACCGCTGTTCCTGGGGACATTATCGGCCTTTATGATACAGGAAATTTTCAAATTGGTGATTCAATCTATACTGGCAAACAAAAAGTTGAATTTGAGCCATTACCGACATTCACACCGGAATTATTCAACCGGGTAATCGCTAAAGATGTTATGAAACAAAAATCATATCATAAGGGTATCAAGCAGCTTGTTCAAGAAGGGACTGTGCAATTATTTGAGTCGTGGCATGGGCAGGAATATATTCTTGGAGCAGTTGGCCAGCTTCAATTTGAAGTATTCCAATTCAGAATGGCTAATGAATATAATTCTCAGGTTATTTTCGAGCCACTTGGTAAAAAGATTGCTCGTTGGATTAAAGCGGATGAATTGGATGAGAAAATGAATACGTCTCGTTCAATCCTAATGAAGGATCAACAAGGTAATCCGGTTATATTATTTGAAAATCGTTTTGCTCTTAATTGGTTTGTCGACAAGTACCCTGACGTTGACTTGGAGTCTAAACTTTAG
- a CDS encoding AMP-binding protein — translation MTKLTRELEKVLSTDVNSSILVDTINDYSYTKAEILQKINQFQEQLQKLQLRQPGIILTASGNSVDFVARFLTEILSGLTMYAVNPNLKIEELAGLAKQNQLSAIILNRNYEDQFDKFSKLSGIDFGEALELSNGDIIHRVVHQQTIEHHFVFPDKNKPEEQYASLLYTSGTTGKPKAVGINHEQVFAAAKNVIQSQELSLSDIGYQVLPLFHVNGQIIALISQILAGGKLVIPEKFSASKFWPQIEKYHITWASAAPAIIGILNKTKNNAKNYLSLPEKQKSFRFLRSASAPLSKKAADSFQKNFGILLVESYGMTEAAGQISVNPQQKNRQKLGSVGLPTVEKLTIRDSNSHQEKKIGEIGEISLSGPSVIKNYLWSENKADFVDGWFYTGDLGYLDRDGYLFIVGRKKEIINRSGDKLSPTMIEEPFRKLSELDDLVALGIPDEIYGEVPALVVQTSITNLKKLKSDLEDISKNSLSPIERPVKFFISKKLIKNAMNKVQRKKIQKQISTGILKQL, via the coding sequence TTGACAAAACTAACTCGAGAATTAGAAAAAGTTCTCTCAACCGATGTGAACTCAAGTATTTTGGTTGATACGATAAATGATTATTCATATACCAAAGCCGAAATTTTGCAAAAAATCAACCAATTTCAAGAGCAACTGCAAAAGCTGCAGCTCAGACAACCGGGTATCATTCTAACGGCTTCTGGAAATTCGGTTGATTTTGTTGCCCGTTTTTTAACAGAAATATTAAGTGGATTAACAATGTATGCCGTTAATCCTAATTTAAAAATTGAGGAATTAGCAGGACTTGCCAAACAAAATCAGTTGTCGGCTATAATTTTAAATCGTAATTATGAAGACCAATTTGACAAGTTTTCTAAATTGTCGGGAATAGATTTTGGTGAAGCTTTAGAGCTGTCAAATGGTGATATTATTCATCGAGTTGTGCATCAGCAGACAATTGAGCATCACTTTGTTTTCCCTGATAAAAACAAGCCTGAAGAGCAATATGCGAGTTTGCTGTACACTTCCGGCACAACCGGAAAGCCTAAAGCAGTTGGAATTAATCACGAACAGGTTTTTGCTGCCGCTAAAAATGTAATTCAGTCCCAAGAATTATCATTATCTGATATTGGATATCAGGTTTTGCCTTTGTTTCATGTTAATGGTCAAATTATTGCTTTGATTTCTCAAATTTTAGCTGGTGGTAAGTTAGTAATTCCAGAAAAATTTTCAGCATCGAAATTTTGGCCGCAGATAGAAAAGTATCATATTACCTGGGCTTCGGCGGCGCCGGCAATTATAGGTATTCTAAACAAGACAAAAAATAATGCTAAAAATTATTTGAGTTTACCAGAAAAACAGAAAAGTTTTCGTTTTTTGCGTTCAGCAAGTGCACCTCTTTCTAAGAAAGCGGCTGATTCATTTCAAAAGAATTTTGGAATTTTGTTGGTTGAATCTTATGGAATGACTGAGGCTGCTGGGCAAATTTCCGTTAATCCTCAGCAGAAAAATAGGCAAAAACTTGGCTCTGTCGGGCTTCCAACGGTTGAGAAATTAACAATTCGCGATTCTAATTCCCATCAAGAGAAAAAGATTGGCGAAATTGGCGAAATTTCTTTGTCCGGTCCAAGTGTTATTAAAAATTACTTGTGGTCCGAAAACAAAGCTGATTTTGTTGATGGCTGGTTTTATACCGGTGATTTGGGTTATTTGGACAGAGATGGTTATTTGTTTATTGTCGGTAGAAAAAAAGAGATTATAAATCGTTCCGGCGATAAACTCAGTCCGACAATGATTGAAGAGCCCTTTCGAAAATTAAGTGAACTCGATGATTTAGTTGCTCTCGGTATTCCAGACGAAATATATGGCGAAGTTCCAGCTTTGGTTGTTCAAACATCAATTACCAATCTAAAAAAACTAAAATCTGATTTAGAGGATATTTCCAAAAATAGTTTGTCACCGATCGAACGGCCGGTAAAGTTTTTTATCAGTAAAAAACTGATAAAAAATGCGATGAACAAGGTCCAAAGAAAAAAGATTCAAAAGCAAATTTCCACTGGCATATTAAAGCAATTATAA